The Medicago truncatula cultivar Jemalong A17 chromosome 4, MtrunA17r5.0-ANR, whole genome shotgun sequence genome includes a region encoding these proteins:
- the LOC11445737 gene encoding probable 2-oxoglutarate-dependent dioxygenase At5g05600, giving the protein MGELDLAFVQEQEHRPKLSIIEAEGIPEIDLSPIFHHEVQDQSAIDSLVKKIGSACKEWGFFQVTNHEVPLSIRQRLDEAARLFFAQSLEEKMKVARDEITPIGYFDKEHTKNVRNWIEVFDFFARDPTLVPLNCDENDDQVIQWSNPSPKYPPKFRNIIEEYIKEMENLASKLLELIALSLGLEAMRFEEFFKDTTSVFRINHYPPCPSPELALGMGRHKDAGALTILAQDEVAGLEVKHQISQEWVLVKPTPNAFIINVGDLTQVWSNDEYESVEHRVIVNFEKERFSIAFGVFPAHYIEVKPLDELINDENPPKYKPFNWGKFLINKKSDTLKKKNVENIQIHHFKIA; this is encoded by the exons ATTGACCTCTCACCAATATTCCACCATGAAGTTCAAGATCAATCTGCTATTGATAGCTTGGTGAAGAAGATTGGAAGTGCATGCAAGGAATGGGGCTTCTTTCAAGTTACAAACCATGAGGTCCCTTTGAGTATTAGGCAAAGACTTGATGAAGCTGCTAGATTGTTCTTTGCTCAAAGTTTGGAGGAGAAAATGAAGGTTGCCAGAGATGAGATCACACCAATTGGTTATTTTGATAAAGAGCACACCAAGAATGTAAGAAACTGGATAGAAGTGTTTGATTTTTTCGCCAGAGATCCCACTTTGGTTCCTCTGAATTGTGATGAAAATGATGATCAAGTTATTCAATGGTCTAATCCGTCCCCTAAGTATCCTCCAAAATTCAG GAATATAATTGAAGAGTATATTAAGGAGATGGAAAATTTGGCCTCTAAGTTGCTGGAGTTAATAGCTTTGAGCTTAGGGCTTGAAGCAATGAGGTTTGAAGAATTCTTCAAGGATACAACTAGCGTGTTTAGAATCAATCACTATCCTCCATGTCCTTCTCCTGAGCTAGCTCTTGGCATGGGAAGACACAAGGATGCTGGTGCCTTAACTATTCTTGCCCAAGATGAGGTTGCTGGTCTTGAAGTGAAGCATCAAATTTCACAAGAATGGGTTCTTGTGAAACCCACCCCAAATGCTTTCATCATCAACGTTGGTGATCTCACTCAG GTTTGGAGCAATGATGAGTATGAGAGTGTGGAACATAGAGTTATAGTCAACTTTGAGAAAGAAAGGTTTTCAATTGCCTTCGGTGTTTTCCCAGCACACTACATTGAAGTCAAGCCTTTGGATGAACTCATAAATGACGAAAACCCTCCAAAATATAAACCTTTCAATTGGGGCAAGTTTCTTATCAATAAAAAGAGCGAcactttaaaaaagaaaaatgtggaGAATATCCAAATTCATCACTTTAAGATAGCTTAA